TGTTGATTTAAGCGAGAATCGGTTCGTTGGAGGGATTCCTCTGTCGATATCTGGATGTCGAAACCTCGAGTTTCTTGACCTCCATACTCGCAGGTTCTTTGCCAGATACTCTTCCTACAAGCCTACAGTATGTTGACATTTCAGACAACAGCCTTACAGGTCAACTGAGTCATAGTATTGGGTCCTTGAGTGAATTGAATAAGCTTAACTTGGGAAAGAATCGACTTTCGGGTCAAATTCCAACCGAGATATCATCTTGCAGTAAGCTCCAGTTGGTAAACCTGGGTGACAATGGTTTCTTTGGTGAAATCCCAAAGGAACTAGGCCAGATTCCGGCACTTGAAATCTCTCTAAACCTTAGTTGGAATCGGTTTTCGGGCAAAATCCCATCCGAGTTCTCTGGTCTTACAAAGCTAGCAATACTTGACTTGTCCCATAACAAGTTTTCTGGAAAGTTAGATGTTCTTACAAGTCTTCAAAACCTTGTTTCACTTAATGTCTCCTTCAATGACTTCTCAGGTGAGTTGCCGAATTCATCTTTTTTCCGAAAACTCCCATTATGTGACCTTGAATCAAACAAAGGCCTATATATCTCCAATGGTGTTGTATCTTCTTCTGATCTTGAACATTCGAGGCATGTTGGACCAGCAGTGAAGCTAGTGATGTCGATCCTCATAAGTGCCAGTGTGATCCTAGTACTACTAGCTATCTACGCGTTAATCCGTGCTCGATTTTTCAACAATGGCCTTATGGAAGATTATACTTGGGAAGTGACTCTGTATCAGAAACTCGACTTCTCGATCGATGACATAGTCCACAACTTGACATCATCCAACGTGATCGGCACTGGGAGCTCCGGGGTTGTATACAGAGTAACGATTCCGAACGGCGAAACGTTGGCAGTTAAGAAAATGTGGTCATCAGAAGAGTATGGGGCCTTCACTTCTGAAATCAAGACTCTAGGCTCGATCAGGCATAGGAACATTGTTAGGCTTCTCGGTTGGGGTTCGAACACGAATTTGAAGCTACTGTTTTACAACAATCTGCCGAACGGAAGCTTGAGTTCGCTCATTCACAGTGGCGGTAAGGGAGGAGCCGATTGGGAGGCACGTTACGACAATGCCCTCACGTATTTGCACCATGATTGTGTGCCTTCAATCTTGCATGGTGACGTTAAAGCCATGAATGTCTTATTAGGTCCTTGCTATGAGCCTTACTTGGCTGACTTTGGGTTAGCTAAAGTTTTGAATAACAATGGTGATGATAATGATAAAGTTTCAAAATCAAGTCCGAGGCCACACTTAGCTGGTTCATATGGATATATGGCTCCAggtatttgtttaatttttttttccgaTTTTTCcgattaatctttaattttttttacatacaaCGGTTACCTTTCAGAACACGCAACAATGCGGCGCATTACAGAAAAAAGTGATGTCTACAGTTTTGGTGTCGTTCTATTAGAGGTGTTAACCGGAAGGCACCCACTAGACCCGACTTTACCAGGTGGTGCGCACTTGGTTCAATGGGTTCGAGATCATTTGGCTAGCAAGGGAGACCCGAGTGAAATCCTAGACCCAAAGCTCAAAGGAAGGGCTGATCCTGCCATGCATGAAATGTTACAGACATTAGCTGTATCGTTCCTTTGTGTTAGCACCCAACCTGAAGATCGTCCGATAATGAAAGATGTCGTTGCAATGCTCAAAGAAATCCGTCATCTCGAAACGTTAAGGTTTGAAACCAACATTTCAAAGGGAGCCTTAATACAATCACCACCATCCAAAATAGTGGTTGCAGATGGATCATCGAACTGCTCGTTTACTTTCTCCAATGATTCGATCCAATTTTAAAGATGGGGTTTTCGAGTTGCAGCTATGTTTGTAGATTGTAATAATTAAGTACTTAGCTTTCACCTTATGTAGAATATTAGCATATGTAACCAACAGTAAAACCAAAAACCTATTTGGTTTAATTTGAATTCGATTATTAGTGTTGGATTTAAGCAATTAGAATTTTATTACAAGAATGAGATTCTGTGTCTCCAAACCTAGCTTAACTCACGTGGTCCCATCTTCCCTACATCACATGTCCATGTGCTGTCTGAAAGTGACATTACTTTCAGCAATGCAAAAGCCTAACCTAAGTTTGGAACACTCTGTATGTCCTAATCTGCACAGCACATGCTACTAACAAACTTCAAACTCGGATAGAAGAATCGAATACGGGTTATATCATATCTCATACCCGAATAAAAACGTCAAACATAAATGTCGGATATAAAGTCGAACATAAGTGGCGAGAtaattataaattgaatatacatagaaaaacaaaataagtGTCCCATAATGATATAATGCTCCAACCTGCAAAAGAATTATGAGCCACAGATGTTAAAGATAATGCAGCTCCACTAGCAATGGCTACTGCCATTGTCTcaatattttgatgttttgtctCAAGATTCCAAAAAACAACAAACAGACAGATGAAACACATCCACTAATTGCTCAAATTCTTACAAGCTTTTTAATCAAGAATTAATCTATAAGCTAACGACACGGCTGTAAAAAAATGGTCAATGTCAAGACTCGAGATGGTATCAACAGGTTAGAAATGGCCTATGTTAATTGGAAATGGGTGTGAGCATCAAATACGAGTATTCAAGcatggatttttttttacaagACATGGGTGTCAGACACGAGTACTCGGAGCAATATAGGTAATCACATCCGGACTAGAGTCTATGGGGCACTATGGTAAGGTTTATGTTAGGAGTCAAGATGAGATGTTTATCAGGGTTGGCATTTCAAAGAAGTGATCCTATCTATATTTTCCCCGAGATACATTTCGAAATTCAAACAATGGGTATCAAAATCTAAAGTCAAAACCTGGGTGCTGCACCATAACTGAGTTGCTTTTGGTGCCTTTAGGAAGGATACTGAGATTCCAACTTCTTTAAAACAGAACCAATAACACCCCAGTTGAAACCGCGATACTGAAGCCACCGAACAATCCTTGACTTCCGTGTTTCTTTGGGAACATCTCGACCTCGAAGCCATTGCTTCGAGGCCTGAATTAATAGGTGATCCATTGAAAGCTTTGAAAAACCAAGTTGGGATTCCTGATCATCATTTGAGTCACCATCCCGACCCTCGAAAACTAGTTTTAACGCATTTTCTGCATCAGATTCACTTATACCCTTCTTGAACAATGCCTGATTCAACATTTTCATGAGAATTCAAAAATTTTGCTTGAAAACATCAAATGCGAGAAATCAACAAGTCATTTTACTTCTTTTCCTTAGTTATTTCCGTTTCTTTTATTACAAATAAAATGGTGAATGTACCTGCCTGTATTCTAGGGGcctaatcaaattagtccctctactattaagtgaatcaatttagtccccttaatattaaaaagaatcaactaAGATCAAATTGGAATAGAGTtgatatttattgtttaaaagtTATCATTTACTGTTTAATAGAGTAACtatctttttatagtttttctggttttgtaaatgaaatcttttgtttgGAATTTTGAAATGcgactgaaacaaataatttTCAAGACATTCTTTTATACAGTAAATGTTAACTGTGTTacaatttggacttatttgattctttttaatagtatagggactaaattgatccatttaataataggaCTAATTTGAACCAATCCCTATAATATAAGGACCTCCTAGGTACTTTAACCCAAATGAAACCTAGAGGCTAAATATTATGATCAATTATAAAAACAGCAAGTTCATTGTACATATAGGACTAAAATGGTCAAATTATAGTTTTGGTCTCTctactatattaaaatttaagcTCTTGtcccttatactttaattttgcaTAATTTTGTACACTTACTTTTGTAATATTATTAGTTAGTCCAAATTATGCCAAATAAATTAAGTACCAGGACTAAATCCCAAATTTTAGTATAGTAGAGGGATCAAAACCAACTTTCTGAGAAACTTAGTACTAGCAACCAAACAAAGCCTTATTTGTCAATATGGTTTTAACATAATTACGAAACAAAAGAAGTTCCTCGAAAATTTTAATTCGAAAGAGGAGTGCTTACTTGCTTGATTCTCCTTGGTCCCCAGGTTGATGAAGACCATCTAGATCGAGAAAATGCTTCCGCATACAAACTATCATTGATCAACCCTCTACAATAAGCCAAAATAGTCGAATTAGTTGTTTAACATGCGATAAAATCGAAAGCAATATAATGGAGGAAAAGTTAacataattgaataaattacatataGAACCAATTACGACACCCTCGAAAAAGTCAATACGATATCTTTCCTTATAATCCACACACCTATTTTGTAAATCAGTAATCAATGTCTCGACAATATCTGGATCAAATCTCTTGCCAAGCAGTTTCTTTCTCAGTTCTACCGCGGTAAATGCTCTGCAGAAAATAAAGATTGCATTCAGTGAAGAACTAGTGAAAATGGATACACTACAtagggtaaaagtaccatggaggcccttaTACTAGGAGTTGGATTATATTTTGCCCCCTTCACTAATAAAATAGCAAATTAGATCCTgtatattaaatcaaagagcaactGGTCAttattttcatccatttctattgttaaaaactgaccTGACTGTTGGAATAACCAGACAGTTACATATGGCACGCCACGTATACCTTATGCTGACATACAAGGATCAGTTTTcaacagtaaaaatggatgaaagttTTAATAGAAGGAccggtttgctctttgatctaacgtacagggactaatttgccctttttttttaatagagGGAGCAAAATGCAATATGGCCTTTAGTAGAAGGGCCTCCATTATACTTTTAGCGCTACATAGTAAAATAATTAGTGAATTTCATATCCAAGAAATAGCGTTTTAACCTTGCTGCAAGTAATTCAATTGCCGACTTCTCAGCATCTGACATTCTCTTGCAAGCTTGTAACGGATTCTTTCTGTTAATATTTTGTCCTTGAGGCACCTCCTCAACCGCCTCTACAGGTTTCTCCATTATTTCATCACCTACAAATTGGAGCAATTTAATTATCCCAcatcaatgtgtaataacgattTAAACCATATGAATCTAAAAATACTAAGAAGACTAAACTTGGTAACGTGTTCGTGTCTCCATCTTAAAGGCCATCACTAGCCCAAACTAACATATATTACCGTCTGAGCTTCTATAAATGGACATAAAaacaattcaaaaagaaaaagaaaaatcattacATCCACAAAGCTGTGaattcaaaaacaacaattttatCGATGTTTGCACGCATGAGTCTAGTAAGCCATCAAGAAGTGCAAACTTTATTACCAATGTAAACTTATATAAACTGACATAAATACGACTCGGGAAACCATTACATCCACAATGCTGTGAGTTTGAAACCCACAATTCTAGCAATGTTTGCATTCACAAATCTCGTAAACCATCAATTCGCATGCACAAAACTTGTAAACTATATTACCAGTATAAACTTCTATACATGGATATAAATACAATTCAAGAAGACCATTACATCCGTAATGCTGCGAgttcaaaatcaacaattttatCAGTGTTCACAAACAAGAGTCTCATAAACCATCAATTCCCAATAGCAATCCACTAGGATTAGATACTACAACATGTTCACTATCATTCATACCTTGTTGAACATCATCATATAATGCAATTTTCTTGAACATTCCGCTTCGTGTTTGCGACTTTTTATCAATAACACTGCCTTCATTGTTTGTAAACTTTCTTCCAAATACATTCGAAGCAGCGGTTTTACGAGATTCGTTCTTACTCAAACCCTTTGAATGTGAAGAAGTTTCGGGCTCTTCAGTTTCCAAAGATTTCTTTGGTATATACCTTACTGGAACTGATGAACTATATTCCTTCTCTTTCAAGCGAAATATTGTCTTGTTGCCATTCATCCTGAAAAGTCAAAGCTTTAGAACTAGGCAAGTCGGGGCAATCTAGATTGGGACAAATCGAGTTTTAATATTTTCGGATAATTTCAGTTTCAGTTTAAGTTATTCGAGTTTTTGGGTTGGGTCATCACGGTTGGGATTATTTCGGGTTCAGGCGACTTCGGATTACATTGACGTTTAATGATCAAATTGGATTACGTCAACTTAGGGTTCGGATTGATCAAACGTGAAACAGGTGAATCAAAGTACCACCTTTGCTTCACTTACTTTCATTTTCCT
The genomic region above belongs to Gossypium hirsutum isolate 1008001.06 chromosome D05, Gossypium_hirsutum_v2.1, whole genome shotgun sequence and contains:
- the LOC107903420 gene encoding uncharacterized protein, with translation MSIFAGNLSFKISSTLQFRVFSFPWMNGNKTIFRLKEKEYSSSVPVRYIPKKSLETEEPETSSHSKGLSKNESRKTAASNVFGRKFTNNEGSVIDKKSQTRSGMFKKIALYDDVQQGDEIMEKPVEAVEEVPQGQNINRKNPLQACKRMSDAEKSAIELLAARAFTAVELRKKLLGKRFDPDIVETLITDLQNRGLINDSLYAEAFSRSRWSSSTWGPRRIKQALFKKGISESDAENALKLVFEGRDGDSNDDQESQLGFSKLSMDHLLIQASKQWLRGRDVPKETRKSRIVRWLQYRGFNWGVIGSVLKKLESQYPS